One part of the Falco peregrinus isolate bFalPer1 chromosome 14, bFalPer1.pri, whole genome shotgun sequence genome encodes these proteins:
- the LOC101922682 gene encoding cytochrome b-c1 complex subunit Rieske, mitochondrial, with the protein MLSVAARSGPFAPYLSAAAHAVPGPLKPLAPAAARRAEKVPLDLKRPLLCRESMSGRAARGGLVAGASLNAPASVRCIHNDVVVPDFSAYRRQDVLDATVSSQGSSEARKGFSYLLTATTCVATAYAAKNAVTQFISSLSASADVLALSKIEIKLSDIPEGKNMAFKWRGKPLFVRHRTQAEINQEAEVDLSKLRDPQHDLDRVKKPEWVILVGVCTHLGCVPIANSGDFGGYYCPCHGSHYDASGRIRKGPAPYNLEVPSYQFLGDDVVVVG; encoded by the exons atgttGTCCGTGGCCGCCCGCTCCGGGCCCTTCGCGCCCTACCTGTCGGCCGCGGCGCACGCCGTGCCCGGCCCGCTGAAGCCGCTGGCGCCGGCCGCGGCGCGCCGGGCCGAGAAGGTGCCGCTGGACCTGAAGCGGCCCTTGCTCTGCCGGGAGTCCATGAGCGGccgcgcggcgcgggggggcctCGTCGCCGGCGCCAGTCTCAACG cacCTGCCAGTGTTCGTTGCATCCATAATGATGTCGTGGTACCTGACTTCTCTGCCTATCGTCGTCAAGATGTGCTAGATGCCACCGTATCTTCTCAAGGCAGCAGTGAAGCTAGAAAAGGGTTTTCATACCTCTTGACTGCAACAACATGTGTAGCAACTGCATATGCTGCTAAAAATGCTGTCACCCAGTTTATTTCCAGCCTGAGTGCCTCTGCTGATGTGCTAGCGTTGTCAAAGATTGAGATCAAGTTATCTGACATTCCAGAAGGCAAGAACATGGCTTTCAAGTGGAGAGGGAAGCCCCTTTTTGTGCGTCACAGAACCCAGGCAGAGATTAATCAGGAAGCTGAAGTTGATTTGTCTAAACTGAGGGATCCGCAGCATGACTTAGACAGAGTAAAGAAACCAGAGTGGGTCATACTGGTGGGTGTCTGCACTCATCTTGGTTGTGTGCCCATTGCTAACTCTGGAGATTTTGGCGGTTATTACTGCCCTTGTCATGGGTCCCATTATGATGCCTCTGGCAGAATCAGGAAAGGTCCTGCTCCCTATAACCTTGAGGTTCCGAGTTACCAGTTTCTTGGTGATGATGTTGTGGTTGTTGGCTGA